A window of Synechococcales cyanobacterium CNB contains these coding sequences:
- a CDS encoding hydrogenase yields MHPDRITAERLAGLAPAVAALRDAPTGDGTLIEDPAVRAPLVLNDRSIHDVTEIVCGYCEQKPPGGWWLPAFCTAATVAGVGMLMILYLIITGIGTWGLNNQVGWAWDITNFVFWIGIGHAGTLISAILCLFKQKWRTAVNRSAEAMTIFAVMCAGIFPAIHVGRIWFIWMVFPIPNYNWIWPNFRSPLLWDVFAVSTYFTVSLLFWYMGMIPDFATLRDRADRRLRRGQSARIRLEAPGPVKFAVELPILADRIRAIVYGLLAVGWRFSSRHWHRYENAYLILAGISTPLVLSVHSIVSFDFATSILPGWHTTIFPPYFVAGAIFGGFAMVLLLLIPARELYPNFKDLLTLRHLENMAKILLVTGMMVGFAYAMEFFIAWYGANEYELYAFINRATGPYWWAYWTMITCNVVSPQLFWSRAMRTNPVVIWIVALLVTIGMWFERFVIIVTSLHRAFLPGEWHMFFPTWVDILIFTGSLGIFVSMFMLFMRFLPQFPMAEVKAVMPQADPHGHHGSHQHGGGH; encoded by the coding sequence ATGCACCCCGACAGGATCACCGCCGAGCGGCTCGCCGGTCTGGCCCCGGCCGTCGCCGCCCTGCGCGACGCGCCGACCGGCGACGGCACCCTCATCGAGGACCCCGCAGTCCGCGCCCCGCTCGTCCTCAACGACCGCTCGATTCACGATGTCACCGAGATCGTCTGCGGCTACTGCGAGCAGAAGCCGCCTGGCGGCTGGTGGCTGCCCGCGTTCTGCACCGCAGCGACCGTCGCCGGTGTCGGGATGCTGATGATCCTCTACCTCATCATCACCGGAATCGGCACCTGGGGCCTGAACAACCAGGTCGGCTGGGCGTGGGACATCACGAACTTCGTCTTCTGGATCGGTATCGGCCACGCCGGCACGCTTATCTCCGCCATCCTCTGCCTCTTCAAGCAGAAGTGGCGCACCGCCGTCAACCGTTCCGCAGAGGCCATGACCATCTTCGCCGTCATGTGCGCCGGCATCTTCCCCGCCATCCACGTCGGCCGCATCTGGTTCATCTGGATGGTCTTCCCCATCCCCAACTACAACTGGATCTGGCCCAACTTCCGCTCGCCTCTCCTCTGGGACGTCTTCGCCGTCAGCACCTACTTCACCGTCTCGCTCCTCTTCTGGTACATGGGCATGATCCCGGACTTCGCCACGCTGCGCGACCGCGCCGACCGCCGCCTCCGCCGCGGCCAGAGCGCCCGCATCCGCCTCGAAGCCCCGGGCCCCGTCAAGTTCGCCGTCGAGCTTCCCATCCTCGCCGATCGCATCCGAGCGATCGTCTACGGCCTGCTCGCCGTGGGCTGGCGATTCTCCAGCCGGCACTGGCACCGCTACGAGAACGCCTACCTCATCCTCGCCGGCATCTCCACGCCGCTGGTCCTCAGCGTGCACTCGATCGTGTCTTTCGACTTCGCCACCAGCATCCTCCCAGGCTGGCACACGACCATCTTCCCGCCCTACTTCGTCGCCGGCGCCATCTTCGGCGGCTTCGCGATGGTGCTGCTCCTGCTCATTCCCGCCCGTGAGCTCTACCCGAACTTCAAGGACCTGCTCACGCTCCGCCACCTCGAGAACATGGCGAAGATCCTGCTCGTCACCGGCATGATGGTCGGCTTCGCCTACGCGATGGAGTTCTTCATCGCCTGGTACGGCGCCAACGAGTACGAGCTTTACGCCTTCATCAACCGCGCCACCGGCCCGTACTGGTGGGCCTACTGGACCATGATCACCTGCAACGTCGTCAGCCCGCAACTCTTCTGGTCGCGGGCCATGCGCACCAACCCCGTCGTCATCTGGATCGTCGCTCTCCTCGTCACCATCGGCATGTGGTTCGAGCGATTCGTCATCATCGTCACCAGCCTCCACCGTGCGTTCCTGCCCGGCGAGTGGCACATGTTCTTCCCCACCTGGGTGGACATCCTCATCTTCACCGGGTCGCTCGGCATCTTCGTCTCGATGTTCATGCTCTTTATGCGGTTCCTCCCGCAGTTCCCGATGGCCGAGGTCAAGGCCGTCATGCCGCAGGCCGACCCGCACGGGCACCACGGCTCGCACCAGCACGGAGGGGGGCACTGA
- a CDS encoding cytochrome C: MSALFPKWMNALPTLGAGAAFFGLIGVVWGTWYWATPDYTRVGYMPTQPGTGFNHQLHAGQFGIDCRYCHTKVEKSPEANIPNVATCIGCHAEERLRNWDIHRVGFVREAYAEDRSIEWRRIHKLPDYVRNFPHDAHVKAGVSCFSCHGQIMGMPVVYQAEGLHMGWCLDCHRNPEKNMVPPDKVTDLVWVETEWLARPIASRNYNGVTPQQLVDSLRRSPPQTCGACHH; the protein is encoded by the coding sequence GTGTCGGCACTCTTCCCGAAATGGATGAACGCCCTGCCGACGCTCGGCGCCGGCGCGGCGTTCTTCGGGCTGATCGGCGTCGTCTGGGGAACCTGGTACTGGGCCACGCCCGACTACACCCGTGTCGGCTACATGCCCACGCAGCCCGGGACGGGCTTCAACCACCAGTTGCACGCCGGCCAGTTCGGCATCGACTGTCGCTACTGCCATACCAAGGTCGAGAAGTCCCCAGAGGCGAACATCCCCAACGTGGCGACATGCATCGGTTGCCACGCCGAGGAGCGACTCCGCAACTGGGACATCCACCGCGTCGGATTCGTCCGCGAGGCCTATGCGGAAGACCGCTCCATCGAGTGGCGACGCATCCACAAGCTCCCCGACTACGTGCGCAACTTCCCGCACGACGCCCATGTGAAGGCGGGTGTTTCCTGCTTCTCCTGCCACGGCCAGATCATGGGCATGCCCGTCGTCTACCAGGCCGAGGGGCTGCACATGGGCTGGTGCCTCGACTGCCACCGCAATCCCGAGAAGAACATGGTCCCGCCGGACAAGGTCACCGACCTCGTCTGGGTGGAGACGGAGTGGCTCGCGCGCCCGATCGCCAGCCGAAACTACAACGGCGTGACCCCGCAGCAACTCGTGGATTCGCTGCGGCGCTCCCCCCCCCAGACCTGCGGAGCCTGCCACCACTGA
- a CDS encoding DUF1800 domain-containing protein: protein MFHHRSPDLILEEGCNPVGVAALTGRARASPRAGVRIELSEASMQQASTRSPTSQIRPEAFGYDQARHLLWRAGFGGTPEQVQTLVSWGPTRAVDYLLDAEKVAFREVRADEFNSSIMRPPTAEEQATIRRARQTQDENALAQLRLEQQRRQRDDRRQIREVQRWWLARMIETPRPLEEKMTLFWHGHFATSYRTIEDSYHMFQQNQMFRSHALGNYGDLMFRIIRDPAMLAYLDNNDSRRDRPNENLARELMELFSLGVGNYTERDIKEGARALTGYTFRDDEFFFDQGNHDTGAKDILGVRGNLDGDGFVRAILARPACSRFMCRKLYAFFAAELPENDRDLSRDSSAALREMASEMLRSRYAVKPVLRRLFLSEHFYSPEVMGQHIKSPTELVVGAVRSLLTPARDLSILLDAMDLMGQSLLFPPSVAGWAGGRAWINTSTLFVRQNILAYLLTGKRPQGYDPLADEQKYDPAPLLSGLDESARTDPSRVIDYLLRFTIGGSPAHARATLEQFVASHGGRVSNDMITGLLLIITAMPEYQLT, encoded by the coding sequence ATGTTCCATCACCGGTCGCCCGACCTCATACTGGAGGAAGGGTGCAATCCGGTCGGCGTGGCGGCGTTGACCGGACGGGCGCGGGCATCCCCTCGGGCGGGGGTGCGGATCGAACTTTCGGAGGCATCGATGCAGCAGGCCTCGACTCGAAGCCCGACCAGCCAGATTCGCCCCGAGGCGTTCGGCTATGACCAGGCCCGGCACCTGCTGTGGCGGGCGGGGTTCGGTGGGACCCCGGAGCAGGTGCAGACGCTGGTGTCGTGGGGGCCGACGAGAGCGGTGGACTACCTGCTGGACGCGGAGAAGGTCGCGTTCCGAGAGGTGCGTGCGGACGAGTTCAACTCTTCGATCATGCGCCCGCCGACGGCGGAGGAGCAGGCGACGATCCGCCGCGCTCGGCAGACGCAGGACGAGAACGCGCTGGCGCAGTTGCGGCTCGAGCAGCAGCGGCGACAGCGGGACGACCGTCGGCAGATCCGCGAAGTGCAGCGGTGGTGGCTGGCGCGGATGATCGAGACGCCACGGCCCCTCGAGGAGAAGATGACGCTCTTCTGGCACGGGCACTTCGCCACGTCGTACCGGACGATCGAAGACTCGTACCACATGTTCCAGCAGAATCAGATGTTCCGGTCGCACGCGCTGGGGAACTACGGCGACCTGATGTTCCGCATCATCCGCGACCCGGCGATGCTGGCGTACCTGGACAACAACGACTCGCGCCGCGACCGGCCCAACGAGAACCTCGCGCGGGAACTGATGGAGCTGTTCAGCCTCGGGGTGGGGAACTACACGGAGCGGGACATCAAGGAGGGGGCGCGCGCCCTGACCGGCTACACCTTCCGCGACGACGAGTTCTTCTTCGACCAGGGGAACCACGACACGGGCGCGAAGGACATCCTCGGCGTACGAGGGAACCTCGACGGCGACGGGTTCGTGCGGGCGATCCTGGCCCGGCCGGCGTGCTCACGGTTCATGTGCCGCAAGTTGTACGCGTTCTTCGCCGCCGAACTGCCGGAGAACGACCGCGACCTCTCGCGGGACTCATCGGCGGCGCTGCGCGAGATGGCGTCGGAGATGCTGCGCTCGCGGTACGCGGTGAAGCCCGTGCTGCGGCGGCTCTTCCTGAGCGAGCACTTCTACTCACCCGAGGTGATGGGGCAGCACATCAAGAGTCCGACGGAGCTCGTGGTCGGCGCGGTGCGTTCGCTGCTCACGCCGGCGCGCGACCTGTCCATCCTGCTCGACGCGATGGACCTGATGGGGCAGAGCCTGCTCTTCCCGCCGAGCGTGGCGGGGTGGGCCGGCGGGCGGGCGTGGATCAACACCTCGACGCTGTTCGTGCGCCAGAACATCCTCGCGTACCTGCTGACGGGCAAGCGGCCGCAGGGGTACGACCCGCTGGCGGACGAGCAGAAGTACGACCCCGCCCCGCTGCTGAGCGGGCTGGACGAGTCGGCACGGACGGACCCGTCGCGGGTGATCGACTACCTGCTGCGGTTCACGATCGGCGGCTCGCCGGCGCACGCCCGGGCGACGCTCGAGCAGTTCGTCGCATCGCACGGCGGCAGGGTGAGCAACGACATGATCACCGGGCTGCTGCTGATCATCACGGCGATGCCGGAATACCAGTTGACGTGA
- a CDS encoding 4Fe-4S dicluster domain-containing protein, protein MTQHQCPSTKGKVEPPSGPRHLARLNGRAAWRSTEEFVDAPEFRDFLEREFPAGASELLATSRRDFVKLMGASLALAGAATIPGCRRPDHKILAYSREVPEEVIPGKPLFYATAMPLPCGGAEGLLVETHEGRPTKIEGNPLHPNNRGRAGAEALASILGLYDPDRLVNPRYDNPARGRLNATWDDFRVWAERELKAYDATRGDGIAFIAEPTEGPAWEHARAMLRKRWPNAEWVAWSPASVDEPIAGARIAFGEPHRELFFTERARVIVSLDRNFLEDEPGAIANSRGVASMRRPMSSHDEMSRIYVAESAFSTLGGLADHRVRLAPSRIAAFAVELTRALLRRKPDLPGASRLRDAIAAVNIPAGDDLHIPVASGESGSFFDALAADLLAPEHLGRSLIVAGATQPAAVHALTHALNAALGNVGTTVAYMPVSEERAAPAHAGIRRVTERMRSGGVTAVFCLNVNPVYDAPADLNFAEAFARVPARVCLSVGASETAAASTWSLNGSHYLESWGDAVANDGTISAIQPMIAPLYEPAHSALELLAMLATGETVSGHDLVRAAWRERLGFAEGDARFEKVWRRALHDGLLANSAPSPVRPSVRFDAVAESLVSLDIPAPPTTASMELVFTLGAVGDGRHGNNGWLHEKGDPVTKVAWDNPAAVSPATAKALNLEPDPYTARQEPRARVATLAVGGRTIRVPVWISPGMADGVISLAFGYGREVCGLVGTGVGVNAYAVRQAGQGRVVRGATLTRTGEHYPISSTQNHWSLESRTAVAREIDLPVFRKRMADLEHVGKATVKDPYATGVAELGLAEKLGELSHTPPNLSLYENPYNQSRGNPDPRAIDPKTGAPPAYSTRPQWGMTIDMSSCTGCGACIIACQSENNIPVVGKKEVAKGREMHWIRVDRYFVGDDLNDPEEMLAQPVACVQCENAPCETVCPVNATVHDEEGLNVMAYNRCIGTRYCMNNCPYKARRFNFFDWAQSKFNGGLDPRYVPESMAKDSATRIRFNQNFIPPRLRAKLDEISKMKQNPDVTVRGRGVMEKCTFCIQRINRARVEMKLQDLDNVPDGFFQVACQQACPSEAIVFGDILDPDSAVTKNRTSHRGYLLLGYLNTRPRTSHLLRVRNPNPSIRAAVDNFHDHGGHDSHGHDEPPGDAQHSWRHDPVRRTDDGGYALSLRVLPISMGAPA, encoded by the coding sequence ATGACGCAACACCAGTGCCCATCCACCAAAGGCAAGGTCGAGCCGCCCTCCGGCCCGCGACACCTGGCGCGCCTGAACGGCCGCGCCGCGTGGCGCAGCACCGAGGAGTTCGTCGATGCCCCCGAGTTCCGCGACTTCCTCGAGCGCGAGTTCCCCGCCGGCGCGAGCGAACTCCTCGCCACCTCTCGACGCGACTTCGTCAAGTTGATGGGCGCAAGCCTCGCTCTCGCCGGCGCTGCCACCATCCCCGGCTGTCGCAGACCCGACCACAAGATTCTCGCCTACTCGCGCGAAGTGCCCGAGGAAGTCATCCCAGGCAAGCCGCTCTTCTACGCCACAGCCATGCCGCTCCCCTGCGGAGGCGCGGAAGGCCTCCTCGTCGAGACGCACGAGGGTCGCCCGACCAAGATCGAGGGCAACCCGCTCCATCCCAACAACCGAGGCCGCGCCGGCGCGGAGGCCCTCGCCAGCATCCTTGGCCTGTACGACCCCGACAGGCTTGTCAACCCGCGCTACGACAACCCGGCGCGGGGTCGGCTCAACGCCACCTGGGACGACTTCCGTGTCTGGGCCGAGCGCGAACTCAAGGCCTACGACGCCACCCGCGGCGACGGCATCGCCTTCATCGCCGAGCCGACCGAAGGCCCCGCCTGGGAGCACGCCCGCGCGATGCTGCGCAAGCGGTGGCCCAACGCCGAATGGGTCGCCTGGAGCCCGGCCTCCGTCGATGAGCCGATCGCGGGCGCTCGCATCGCCTTCGGCGAGCCGCACCGCGAACTCTTCTTCACCGAACGTGCCCGCGTCATCGTCTCTCTCGACCGCAACTTCCTCGAAGACGAGCCGGGCGCGATCGCCAACAGCCGCGGCGTTGCCTCGATGCGCCGCCCCATGAGCTCGCACGACGAGATGAGCCGCATCTACGTCGCGGAGTCCGCCTTCAGCACGCTCGGCGGGCTTGCCGACCATCGCGTGCGCCTCGCGCCTTCGCGCATCGCCGCCTTCGCCGTCGAGCTCACACGCGCCCTGCTCCGTCGTAAGCCCGACCTCCCCGGCGCGTCGCGTCTGCGCGATGCGATCGCCGCGGTCAACATTCCCGCGGGCGACGACCTGCACATCCCCGTGGCATCCGGCGAGTCCGGTTCGTTCTTCGACGCGCTCGCCGCCGACCTGCTCGCGCCCGAGCACCTCGGCCGAAGCCTCATCGTCGCCGGCGCGACGCAGCCTGCCGCCGTCCACGCCCTCACGCACGCCCTCAACGCCGCGCTCGGAAACGTCGGCACGACCGTGGCGTACATGCCCGTTTCCGAGGAACGCGCCGCCCCGGCGCACGCCGGCATCCGTCGCGTCACCGAGCGCATGCGCTCCGGCGGCGTCACCGCCGTCTTCTGCCTGAACGTCAACCCCGTCTACGACGCCCCCGCAGACCTCAACTTCGCCGAGGCTTTCGCCCGCGTGCCCGCCCGAGTCTGCCTCAGCGTCGGCGCGAGCGAGACCGCAGCCGCCAGCACCTGGAGCCTCAACGGCTCGCACTACCTTGAGTCCTGGGGCGACGCCGTCGCGAACGACGGCACCATCAGCGCGATCCAGCCCATGATCGCGCCCCTCTACGAACCCGCCCACAGCGCGCTCGAACTCCTCGCCATGCTCGCCACCGGCGAGACCGTCAGCGGCCACGACCTCGTTCGCGCCGCCTGGCGCGAGCGCCTCGGCTTTGCCGAGGGCGACGCCCGCTTCGAGAAGGTCTGGCGCCGCGCCCTGCACGACGGACTGCTCGCCAACTCCGCCCCCTCGCCCGTGCGACCGTCCGTGCGGTTCGACGCCGTTGCCGAGTCCCTCGTGAGTCTCGACATCCCAGCGCCGCCCACCACCGCGTCGATGGAACTCGTCTTTACGCTCGGCGCGGTCGGCGACGGCCGCCACGGCAACAACGGCTGGCTCCACGAGAAGGGCGACCCCGTCACCAAGGTCGCGTGGGACAACCCCGCCGCCGTCAGCCCTGCCACCGCCAAGGCCCTCAACCTCGAACCGGACCCCTACACCGCTCGTCAGGAGCCTCGCGCCCGCGTCGCCACGCTTGCCGTCGGCGGGCGCACCATCCGCGTCCCAGTCTGGATTTCACCCGGCATGGCCGACGGCGTGATCTCGCTCGCGTTCGGATACGGGCGCGAGGTCTGCGGCCTCGTGGGCACCGGTGTCGGCGTGAACGCCTACGCCGTCCGTCAGGCGGGACAGGGGCGCGTGGTTCGTGGCGCGACCCTCACCCGCACAGGCGAGCACTACCCGATCTCGAGCACGCAGAATCACTGGTCCCTCGAAAGCCGCACCGCCGTTGCACGCGAGATCGACCTCCCGGTCTTCCGCAAGCGCATGGCAGACCTTGAGCACGTCGGCAAGGCGACCGTCAAGGATCCCTACGCCACCGGCGTCGCCGAACTTGGACTGGCGGAGAAACTCGGCGAACTCAGCCACACTCCGCCGAACCTCAGCCTTTACGAGAACCCCTACAACCAGTCCCGCGGCAATCCCGATCCCCGCGCCATCGACCCCAAGACCGGCGCTCCGCCCGCTTATTCGACGCGGCCGCAGTGGGGGATGACGATCGACATGAGTTCCTGCACAGGCTGCGGTGCGTGCATCATCGCCTGCCAGAGCGAGAACAACATCCCCGTCGTCGGCAAGAAGGAAGTCGCCAAGGGACGCGAGATGCACTGGATCCGCGTCGATCGCTACTTCGTGGGCGACGACCTCAACGACCCCGAGGAGATGCTCGCGCAGCCCGTCGCCTGCGTCCAGTGCGAGAACGCGCCGTGCGAGACCGTCTGCCCCGTCAACGCCACCGTGCACGACGAGGAAGGCCTCAACGTCATGGCCTACAACCGCTGCATCGGCACCCGCTACTGCATGAACAACTGCCCCTACAAGGCGCGGCGGTTCAACTTCTTCGACTGGGCGCAGAGCAAGTTCAACGGCGGCCTCGACCCCCGCTACGTCCCCGAGAGCATGGCCAAGGACTCCGCCACCCGCATCAGATTCAACCAGAACTTCATCCCCCCGCGCCTCCGCGCCAAACTCGACGAAATCTCCAAGATGAAGCAGAACCCTGACGTCACCGTCCGCGGCCGCGGCGTCATGGAGAAGTGCACCTTCTGCATCCAGCGCATCAACCGCGCCCGCGTCGAGATGAAGCTCCAGGACCTCGACAACGTCCCCGACGGCTTCTTCCAGGTCGCCTGCCAGCAGGCCTGCCCGAGCGAGGCCATCGTTTTCGGCGACATCCTCGACCCCGACAGCGCGGTGACGAAGAACCGCACCAGCCACCGCGGCTACCTGCTGCTCGGGTACCTGAACACTCGCCCTCGCACCAGCCACCTGCTCCGGGTACGCAACCCCAACCCCTCCATCCGTGCCGCGGTGGACAACTTCCACGACCACGGCGGGCACGACAGCCACGGCCACGATGAGCCGCCCGGAGACGCACAGCACTCATGGAGACACGATCCCGTGCGACGAACCGATGACGGCGGCTACGCCCTCAGCCTGCGAGTCCTGCCGATCTCGATGGGAGCGCCGGCATGA